In Deltaproteobacteria bacterium, a single genomic region encodes these proteins:
- the pqqA gene encoding pyrroloquinoline quinone precursor peptide PqqA, whose translation MAWTTPEFVEVRMDAEVSSYIFVAE comes from the coding sequence ATGGCATGGACAACCCCAGAGTTCGTCGAAGTGCGAATGGATGCAGAGGTCAGCTCGTACATCTTTGTAGCAGAATAA